From Streptomyces sp. Edi4, one genomic window encodes:
- a CDS encoding HpcH/HpaI aldolase/citrate lyase family protein, with protein MRHFGHVPSAVRKDLFHQEPGEFTAGSPARVLSAALGATLYSPATRPALADDVLKQARRGVVSMVLCLEDSIDDAEVAAAEDNLVRQFADLEARGEEVPLLFVRVRDPLQITGLVQRMGTSARLLSGFVLPKFTEERGLPFLEALTAAETACGHRLFAMPVLESSQLLHLETRAETLAGIARAVEKYRERVLALRLGVTDFCAAYGLRRSPEMTAYDVQIVAGVIADVVNVLGRADGSGFTITGPVWEYFRLQERMFKPQLRRSPFLEGRAEKLRTALIEHDLDGLLREIELDRANGLLGKTCIHPSHVAPVHALSVVSHEEFSDAADILRPERDGGGVLRSAYTNKMNEVKPHRAWAERTLLRAEVFGVAAKDVGFVDLLAAGLAV; from the coding sequence ATGCGTCATTTCGGGCACGTCCCGTCGGCTGTGCGGAAGGACCTCTTCCATCAGGAGCCCGGTGAGTTCACCGCCGGCTCGCCCGCACGCGTGCTGTCGGCCGCCCTGGGCGCGACGCTCTACAGCCCCGCGACCAGGCCCGCCCTCGCCGACGACGTCCTGAAACAGGCCCGCCGGGGTGTGGTGTCCATGGTCCTGTGCCTGGAGGATTCGATCGACGACGCCGAGGTGGCGGCAGCCGAGGACAACCTGGTCCGCCAGTTCGCCGACCTCGAAGCCCGGGGCGAGGAAGTCCCGCTGCTGTTCGTGCGCGTCCGCGACCCGCTCCAGATAACCGGCCTCGTCCAGCGCATGGGCACCTCCGCCCGGCTGCTCAGCGGCTTCGTCCTGCCGAAGTTCACCGAGGAGCGCGGCCTGCCGTTCCTCGAAGCGCTCACCGCCGCCGAGACCGCGTGCGGCCACCGGCTCTTCGCCATGCCCGTCCTGGAATCGTCCCAGCTGCTCCATCTGGAGACCCGCGCCGAAACCCTGGCCGGGATCGCCCGCGCCGTGGAGAAGTACCGCGAGCGGGTCCTCGCGCTCCGCCTCGGTGTCACCGACTTCTGCGCCGCCTACGGACTGCGCCGCTCGCCGGAGATGACGGCGTACGACGTGCAGATCGTGGCCGGCGTCATCGCGGACGTGGTGAACGTGCTGGGCCGCGCCGACGGCAGCGGCTTCACCATCACCGGCCCCGTGTGGGAGTACTTCCGGCTCCAGGAGCGGATGTTCAAGCCCCAGCTGCGCCGCAGCCCCTTCCTGGAGGGCCGCGCCGAAAAGCTGCGCACCGCCCTGATCGAGCACGACCTGGACGGCCTGCTGCGCGAGATCGAGCTCGACCGGGCCAACGGCCTGCTCGGCAAGACCTGCATCCACCCCTCGCACGTGGCGCCCGTCCACGCCCTTTCGGTGGTCAGTCACGAGGAGTTCAGCGACGCGGCGGACATCCTGCGCCCCGAACGGGACGGCGGCGGGGTGCTGCGCTCGGCGTACACGAACAAGATGAACGAGGTGAAGCCGCACCGCGCCTGGGCCGAGCGCACCCTGCTGCGGGCCGAGGTGTTCGGCGTCGCCGCGAAGGACGTCGGCTTCGTGGACCTCCTGGCCGCCGGGCTCGCCGTCTGA
- a CDS encoding phosphoribosyltransferase, giving the protein MVEWSGTWVAERLGVELVGDERLRDALGLALRRNPKRAHLLVSNVLGKHVPQSPAVVWRAGYELGVRVRKLLGDESAARAVVLGYAETATGLGHSVADGLALAPCLHSTRRPVEGVAVAGGFEESHSHATSHLILPEDPQLLAGNGPLVLVDDEFSTGNTVLNTIRDLHARHPRDHYVIVALVDMRAPGDRDRLTAFAAETGARVDLIAAASGTVRLPEGVLEKGRALVEQYETKSPRHLLGKSSAPQWSAPHRVDPRWPAGLPDGGRHGFTPAHRAELEAALPGMADRLAEALGATGAGARPRRVLVLGFEELMYAPLRLAVALEELGAAEVRYSTTTRSPVLAVDDPGYAIRTRLAFPAHDDPADGPGERYAYNVAGGGFDAVVAVVDSVADTPQLHAHDGLLAQLAAHIPHVVLAVLPSYVPQGAPMPEPLPEPLRGPAFSSYAPDEVGWLLKDLSGAELEAPTEEREEAIQNGGAHYAESLPVEYQPSPQYQELFRAALDASAPRIARAVGVVTETVLTELPQRRKRRGDPHPRPVLVSLARAGTPVGVLMRRWARHRHGLDLPHYAVSIVRGRGIDPNALRWLAAHHDPADVVFVDGWTGKGAITRELAAAIREFPEFSGFDPEIAVLADPGSCVRTYGTREDFLIPSACLNSTVSGLISRTVLRQDLIGPGDFHGAKFYRELAGADVSGDFLDAVAARFGEVEDDVEREAKELRDTDRTPSWEGWAAVERISEEYGIHDINLVKPGVGETTRVLLRRVPWKILAGRGAGADLDHVRLLAEQRGVPVEEVDGLPYSCVGLIHPQYTRGATGADGKAVAAE; this is encoded by the coding sequence GTGGTTGAGTGGTCGGGAACGTGGGTCGCCGAGCGGCTGGGCGTAGAGCTCGTCGGGGACGAGCGCCTGCGCGACGCGCTCGGGCTCGCCCTGCGCCGCAACCCCAAGCGCGCCCACCTGCTCGTCTCCAACGTCCTTGGCAAGCACGTGCCGCAGAGCCCGGCGGTGGTGTGGCGCGCCGGGTACGAACTGGGCGTACGCGTGCGGAAGTTGCTCGGGGACGAGTCGGCCGCGCGGGCCGTGGTCCTCGGGTACGCCGAGACCGCGACGGGCCTTGGCCACTCGGTCGCCGACGGCCTGGCCCTGGCCCCCTGTCTGCACTCCACCCGGCGCCCGGTCGAGGGCGTGGCCGTGGCCGGCGGATTCGAGGAGTCCCACTCCCACGCCACCTCCCACCTGATCCTGCCCGAAGATCCCCAACTCCTCGCGGGCAACGGCCCGTTGGTGCTGGTCGACGACGAGTTCTCGACCGGCAACACGGTCCTGAACACCATCCGCGACCTGCACGCCCGCCACCCCCGCGACCACTATGTGATCGTCGCCCTCGTCGACATGCGCGCCCCCGGGGACCGCGACCGCCTCACCGCCTTCGCGGCCGAGACCGGCGCCCGCGTCGACCTGATCGCCGCCGCGTCGGGCACGGTACGGCTGCCGGAGGGGGTCCTGGAGAAGGGGCGGGCGCTGGTCGAGCAGTACGAGACGAAGAGCCCCCGACACCTGCTTGGTAAGAGCAGCGCTCCCCAGTGGAGCGCCCCGCACCGCGTCGACCCGCGCTGGCCCGCCGGCCTGCCCGACGGCGGGCGGCACGGGTTCACCCCCGCCCACCGGGCCGAGCTGGAGGCCGCGCTGCCCGGCATGGCCGACCGGCTCGCCGAGGCGCTGGGCGCCACCGGAGCCGGCGCGCGGCCGCGACGCGTCCTCGTGCTCGGCTTCGAAGAGCTGATGTACGCGCCGCTGCGCCTGGCCGTCGCCCTCGAAGAGCTCGGCGCGGCCGAGGTGCGTTACTCCACCACCACCCGCTCGCCCGTCCTCGCCGTCGACGACCCCGGCTACGCCATCCGCACCCGGCTCGCCTTCCCCGCGCACGACGACCCGGCCGACGGACCGGGCGAGCGGTACGCCTACAACGTCGCGGGCGGCGGCTTCGACGCGGTCGTGGCCGTCGTCGACTCGGTCGCCGACACCCCCCAACTGCACGCGCACGACGGCCTGTTGGCCCAGCTCGCCGCCCACATACCGCACGTCGTGCTGGCCGTGCTGCCCAGTTACGTACCCCAAGGTGCCCCCATGCCCGAGCCGCTGCCCGAACCTCTCAGGGGACCCGCCTTCTCCTCCTACGCGCCCGACGAGGTGGGCTGGCTGCTCAAGGACCTGTCCGGGGCCGAGCTCGAAGCCCCCACGGAGGAGCGCGAGGAGGCCATCCAGAACGGCGGCGCCCACTACGCGGAGTCGCTGCCGGTCGAGTACCAGCCGAGTCCCCAGTACCAGGAGCTGTTCCGCGCCGCGCTCGACGCATCGGCCCCCCGGATCGCGCGCGCCGTCGGCGTGGTCACCGAGACCGTCCTGACCGAGCTCCCCCAACGCCGAAAGCGCCGGGGGGACCCCCATCCGCGCCCGGTGCTCGTCTCGCTGGCCCGCGCCGGCACCCCCGTCGGCGTCCTGATGCGCCGCTGGGCCCGGCACCGCCACGGCCTCGACCTGCCGCACTACGCGGTGTCCATCGTGCGCGGGCGCGGCATCGACCCCAACGCCCTGCGCTGGCTGGCCGCCCACCACGACCCGGCCGACGTCGTGTTCGTCGACGGCTGGACGGGCAAGGGCGCCATCACCCGCGAACTGGCCGCCGCGATAAGGGAGTTCCCCGAGTTCTCCGGCTTCGACCCGGAGATCGCCGTGCTCGCCGACCCCGGGTCCTGTGTGCGCACCTACGGCACCCGCGAGGACTTCCTCATCCCCTCCGCCTGCCTCAACTCCACGGTGAGCGGCCTGATCTCACGAACCGTGCTGCGCCAGGACCTCATCGGCCCCGGCGACTTCCACGGCGCCAAGTTCTACCGCGAGCTGGCCGGCGCGGACGTGTCGGGCGACTTCCTCGACGCGGTCGCGGCCCGCTTCGGTGAGGTCGAGGACGACGTGGAGCGCGAGGCCAAGGAGCTGCGCGACACCGACCGCACCCCGAGCTGGGAGGGCTGGGCCGCCGTCGAGCGGATCAGTGAGGAGTACGGGATCCACGACATCAACCTGGTCAAGCCCGGCGTCGGCGAGACCACCCGGGTGCTCCTTCGCCGCGTCCCCTGGAAGATCCTCGCGGGGCGCGGCGCGGGCGCCGACCTCGACCACGTCCGCCTCCTCGCCGAGCAGCGCGGCGTACCCGTCGAGGAGGTGGACGGCCTTCCCTACAGCTGCGTCGGCCTGATCCACCCCCAGTACACCCGGGGTGCCACCGGCGCCGACGGCAAGGCGGTGGCGGCCGAATGA
- a CDS encoding Tellurium resistance has translation MAFWDGLWRGKASQFDSGSAATNTIELTRRHNTVSLGKQGANTGSLRVNLSWRMRTSDFGGKPEQGGRLLRHPLQFFKPEMVQGHTQSMVNVDLDLGCLYELQDGTKGVVQPLGNFFGATNKPPYVECSGDDRFGSASGETVFVNLDHRDEIKRLLIFVYIYDQTPAFDRTHAKVTLYPSNGPRIEIELDERAPEARSCAVVSIENVKGDMVVRREVKFVYGFQAELDRLYGWGLQWGRGYKTKA, from the coding sequence ATGGCGTTCTGGGACGGCCTGTGGCGAGGCAAGGCCTCACAGTTCGACTCGGGCAGCGCGGCGACCAACACGATCGAGCTGACCCGACGGCACAACACGGTCTCGCTCGGCAAGCAGGGCGCCAACACCGGCAGCCTGCGGGTCAACCTGTCATGGCGGATGCGGACATCGGACTTCGGCGGCAAACCCGAGCAGGGCGGGCGGCTGCTGCGCCACCCGCTCCAGTTCTTCAAGCCGGAGATGGTCCAGGGCCACACCCAGTCCATGGTCAACGTGGACCTCGACCTGGGCTGTCTGTACGAACTCCAGGACGGCACCAAGGGAGTCGTCCAGCCGCTCGGCAACTTCTTCGGCGCCACCAACAAACCGCCGTACGTGGAGTGCAGCGGCGACGACCGATTCGGTTCGGCCTCCGGCGAGACGGTCTTCGTCAACCTGGACCACCGCGACGAGATCAAACGACTGCTGATCTTCGTCTACATCTACGACCAGACGCCGGCCTTCGACCGCACCCACGCCAAGGTGACGCTGTATCCGAGCAACGGCCCGCGCATCGAGATCGAACTCGACGAGCGCGCGCCCGAGGCCCGCTCCTGCGCCGTGGTCTCCATCGAGAACGTCAAGGGCGACATGGTGGTGCGCCGCGAGGTGAAGTTCGTGTACGGCTTCCAGGCCGAGCTCGACCGGCTGTACGGCTGGGGGCTCCAGTGGGGCCGCGGCTACAAGACCAAGGCCTGA
- a CDS encoding TerD family protein — translation MTHAMLKGSNVPLKASAVRAVLRWSPGADVPDVDASALLLAADGRVRSDEDFVFYNQPRHPSGLVRRLPKKRVAEGLTDTVEADLSALDPSVDRVLITASSDGATFRAVRDLRIALFDAAASGGEPVALFDVKPETGEETAIICGELYRRGEGWKFRAVGQGYPTGLVGLATEYGISVDDGEGAHGVAGADSASGVGGVGGPDSAGSASNSSSAPSTPSAPSAPSVPQPLPRHAAPPAYGYPHPAPPTRPPAAAPSYGYPQPASPGPAYGYPQSVPAPAPALTPDPAFVLPPMGPQFIRS, via the coding sequence ATGACGCACGCGATGCTGAAGGGATCGAACGTCCCGCTGAAGGCTTCGGCCGTACGGGCCGTGCTCCGCTGGTCACCCGGCGCCGACGTCCCGGACGTGGACGCCTCGGCGCTGCTGCTCGCCGCCGACGGACGGGTGCGTTCGGATGAGGACTTCGTCTTCTACAACCAGCCGCGCCATCCCTCGGGTCTGGTGCGCCGGCTGCCCAAGAAGCGGGTCGCGGAGGGTCTGACCGACACCGTCGAGGCCGATCTGTCGGCGCTCGACCCGTCCGTGGACCGCGTGTTGATCACCGCGTCGTCGGACGGGGCGACCTTCCGCGCCGTGCGCGATCTGCGGATCGCGCTGTTCGACGCGGCGGCGTCGGGGGGCGAGCCGGTCGCGCTGTTCGATGTGAAGCCCGAGACCGGCGAGGAGACCGCGATCATCTGCGGTGAGCTGTACCGCCGTGGCGAGGGGTGGAAGTTCCGCGCGGTGGGCCAGGGGTACCCCACCGGCCTGGTCGGTCTCGCCACCGAGTACGGCATCTCGGTGGACGACGGCGAGGGCGCGCACGGCGTGGCCGGCGCGGACAGCGCGAGCGGCGTCGGTGGCGTCGGCGGGCCTGACAGCGCCGGCAGCGCGTCCAACTCATCGAGCGCCCCTAGCACCCCGAGCGCGCCCAGTGCGCCGTCCGTGCCCCAGCCGCTGCCCAGGCACGCGGCCCCGCCCGCCTACGGCTATCCGCACCCTGCTCCCCCGACGAGGCCGCCGGCCGCGGCGCCCTCCTACGGCTATCCGCAGCCGGCCTCGCCGGGGCCCGCGTACGGCTACCCCCAGAGCGTCCCGGCGCCTGCCCCGGCCCTCACGCCGGACCCCGCGTTCGTACTGCCGCCCATGGGGCCGCAGTTCATCCGCTCCTAG